Within the Pengzhenrongella sicca genome, the region CGAGGCCGGCTCGTACGGCAAGGACACCCGCGGCATCATCCGGGTGCACCAGTTCCACAAGGTCGAGATGTTCAGCTACGTGGCGCCCGAGGACGCCGCGGCCGAGCACCGCCGCCTGCTCGCGTTCGAGGAGGAGATGCTGGCCAAGGTCGAGCTGCCGTACCGGGTGATCGACACGGCCGCGGGCGACCTCGGGCTGAGCGCCGCGCGCAAGTTCGACTGCGAGGCGTGGCTGCCGACGCAGCAGCGGTTCCTCGAGCTCACGTCGACCTCGAACTGCTCGACCTTCCAGGCCCGCCGCCTCGCCACGCGCGAGCGCACCGAGTCCGGCGAGACCCGGCCCGTCGCCACGGTCAACGGCACCCTCGGCACGACCCGCTGGATCGTCGCGATCCTCGAGAACCACCAGCTGGCGGACGGGTCGGTGCGCGTGCCCGTCGGCCTGCGGCCCTACCTCGGCGGCCTCGAGGTGCTCGAGCCGGTCGCTCGATGACGCCCGGGCAGGAGATCGCGCCCGGCGCGGGGCCCGGCGGGCTCGGTGGCGCGCGCCTGGTCGGGACTGGGCCGATGCTCGTCGCGCTCGACATCGACGGCACGCTCGTCACGTACGACGAGGTGATGTCCGCCGACATCCGCGCCGCCGTGGCCGCGCTGCTCGACGCCGGCGTCCACGTCGTGCTCGCGACGGGACGCTCGGTGCACGCGACCATGCCGATCGCCCACGAGCTCGGCATCACCTCGGGGTGGGCGGTGTCCTCGAACGGGTCCGTGACCGTGCGCCTGGACCCCGGCACCGCGCTGGGCTACGAGATCGTGGACCGGATCACGTTCGACCCGGGCCCGGCGCTGCGGCTCATGCACGCCGAGCTGCCGGAGGCGCACTTCGCGGTCGAGCAGGTCGGCACCGGCTTCCGCGTGAACAAGCCGTTCCCCGACGGCGAGCTCAGCGGCGTCCTCGACGTCGTCGACCTCGAGGACCTGTGGAGCGATCACGTCACGCGCCTCGTCGTGCGCAGCCCCGGGCACACCAGCGAGCAGTTCCACGAGCTCGTGCACCGCATGGGGCTCGACGACGTGTCCTACTCCGTCGGCTGGACCGCGTGGATGGACATCGCGCCGCACGGCGTCACCAAGGCGAGCGCGCTCGAGGTCGTGCGCCGCCGGCTGGGGGTCGAGCCGGCCCGCACGGTCGCGATCGGCGACGGCAGCAACGACCTGCAGATGATCGACTGGGCGGCCCGCGGCGTCGCGATGGGCCACGCCCCGCTGGCCGTCCGCGAGGTCGCCGACGAGGTGACGGGCACCATCGACGACGACGGCGCCGTCGCCGTCCTGCGCAGCCTGCTCGCCTGACGCCGGAGCGCAAGGCTGGACGGGCACCCGCAGTGGTGGCACAGTCAGCGACCGTGGCGCATGGCATCGACGAAGTTGCCCGGGTCGCGGGGGTCTCGACGGCGACCGTCTCCCGCGCGCTTCGTGGACTGCCCAACGTCTCGGACAGCACGCGCGAACGGGTGCGCAGCGTCGCGACCCAGCTCGGGTACGTCGCGTCGCCGTCGGCCGCCTCGCTCGCCTCCGGCCGGACGATGACGATCGGGCTGCTCACGCCGTGGGTCAAGCACTGGTTCTTCGCGAACGTCATCGAGGGCGCCGAGCGGGCGCTGCAGTCCGAGGGCTTCGGCGCGCTGCTGTACACCTTCGAGATCTCTCGCAACGCCCCGCGCCGGCGGGTCGATCCCGACGTGCTGCGCCGCCGGGTGGACGGCATCCTCGTCGTCGGCCTGCCGCTCGACCCGGCTGAGGTGGCGGCGCTGGTCGGGCTCGGCCACCCGATGATCTTCGTCGGCTCGGGCGTCGAGGGGCAGCTGACCGTGCGGCTCGACGACCTGGTCACGGGCCGCACGGCGACGGAGCACCTGATCGACCTCGGGCACCGGCGGATCGGGCACATCAGCGGCGCGCCCGACGACGTCACCCCGTTCTCGCCGCCCGCGGCGCGGCGCCGGGGCTGGCTCGAGGCGATGGGGGCCGCGGGCCTGAGCGTCGAGCCGACGCTCGAGGTGCACGGGCACTTCGACCTCGACGGCGGCCGCGACTCGATGCGCCAGCTGCTGGCGCAGCGGCCGGACGTGACCGCGGTCTTCGCGGCGTCGGACGAGATGGCGATGGGGGCGATCCTCGCGGTGCGCGAGCTCGGGCTGCGCGTGCCGCAGGACGTCTCGGTGATCGGCATCGACGGCCACGACCTCGGCGAGCTCGTCGGGCTGACCACCATGGCGCACCCGGCCGTCGAGGAGGGCGCCGCCGCCGCGGCGCTTCTCCTCACGATGATCGCGGGCACGTCGGCGCCGGCGGACCTCGTCTACCAGACCCGGTTGGTGCGCCGAAGCTCGACCGGACCGCCTCGCGAAGGCGTCGCTCATGCGTGACCGAATCGTTACCAGTTTGAGCCCGTTTGGGCTTGCGTCCGACAGATGTAAGCGCTTGCATGGGAGCCGTACCCCCGGGTGACGCTGTGGTGACCCGTGGGCTGTCCTGAGCACAACGACGTGGAGGTCAGTAGATGTCCAGCATTCGTAGTCGCCGCGCTGTCGCGGCCGTCGCCGGGGGGCTGGGGTTCGCCCTCGTCCTCACGGCCTGTTCGAGCGGTGATTCCGGTGGCGGAAGCGATGCCTCCGGAGACACGACCGCCGATTGCGCCGATTTCGAGGTCTACGGCGACCTCTCGGGCAAGGAGGTCGATGTCTACACCGGCATCGTCACGCCCGAGGACACCCCCTACATGGACTCCTACAAGCCGTTCGAGGAGTGCACCGGCGCGAAGATCGTCTACACCGGCGACAAGGCGTTCGAGACGCAGATCCTGGTCCGCGCGAAGGCCGGCAACCCGCCCGACATCGCGATCGTGCCGCAGCCGGGCCTGCTCCAGCAGCTCGTCGCGACCGGTGCGGCCGTCGAGGCCCCGGCCGACGTCGCCGCGAACGTGGACGAGTTCTGGGGCGAGGACTGGAAGGCGTACGGCTCGGTCGACGGCACGTTCTACGCGGCCCCGTCGGGTGCGAGCGTGAAGTCGCTCGTCTGGTACTCCCCGACCGAGTTCGCGGACAGCGGCTACGAGGTCCCCACGACGCTGGACGACCTCATGGCGCTCACCGAGCAGATCCAGTCCGACGGCAAGGTGCCGTGGTGCGCGGGCATCGGCAGCGGTGAGGCGACCGGCTGGCCGATCACCGACTGGATGGAGGACTTCATGCTCCGGCTCTCGGGCCCGGAGGTCTACGACCAGTGGGTCAACCACGAGATCCCCTTTAACTCGCCTGAGTCGGAGGCCGCGCTCGACGGGGTCGGCGACTACCTGAAGAACCCCGACTTCGTCAACGGCGGCCTCGGCGACGTCACGAGCATCGCGACCACCACGTTCCAGGACGGTGGCCTGCCGATCCTCGAGGGCACGTGCTCGCTGCACCGCCAGGCCAGCTTCTACGCCTCGAACTTCCCGGAGGGCACGACGGTCGCCGAGGACGGCGACGTGTT harbors:
- a CDS encoding HAD family hydrolase, which codes for MTPGQEIAPGAGPGGLGGARLVGTGPMLVALDIDGTLVTYDEVMSADIRAAVAALLDAGVHVVLATGRSVHATMPIAHELGITSGWAVSSNGSVTVRLDPGTALGYEIVDRITFDPGPALRLMHAELPEAHFAVEQVGTGFRVNKPFPDGELSGVLDVVDLEDLWSDHVTRLVVRSPGHTSEQFHELVHRMGLDDVSYSVGWTAWMDIAPHGVTKASALEVVRRRLGVEPARTVAIGDGSNDLQMIDWAARGVAMGHAPLAVREVADEVTGTIDDDGAVAVLRSLLA
- a CDS encoding LacI family DNA-binding transcriptional regulator — its product is MAHGIDEVARVAGVSTATVSRALRGLPNVSDSTRERVRSVATQLGYVASPSAASLASGRTMTIGLLTPWVKHWFFANVIEGAERALQSEGFGALLYTFEISRNAPRRRVDPDVLRRRVDGILVVGLPLDPAEVAALVGLGHPMIFVGSGVEGQLTVRLDDLVTGRTATEHLIDLGHRRIGHISGAPDDVTPFSPPAARRRGWLEAMGAAGLSVEPTLEVHGHFDLDGGRDSMRQLLAQRPDVTAVFAASDEMAMGAILAVRELGLRVPQDVSVIGIDGHDLGELVGLTTMAHPAVEEGAAAAALLLTMIAGTSAPADLVYQTRLVRRSSTGPPREGVAHA
- a CDS encoding ABC transporter substrate-binding protein, which translates into the protein MSSIRSRRAVAAVAGGLGFALVLTACSSGDSGGGSDASGDTTADCADFEVYGDLSGKEVDVYTGIVTPEDTPYMDSYKPFEECTGAKIVYTGDKAFETQILVRAKAGNPPDIAIVPQPGLLQQLVATGAAVEAPADVAANVDEFWGEDWKAYGSVDGTFYAAPSGASVKSLVWYSPTEFADSGYEVPTTLDDLMALTEQIQSDGKVPWCAGIGSGEATGWPITDWMEDFMLRLSGPEVYDQWVNHEIPFNSPESEAALDGVGDYLKNPDFVNGGLGDVTSIATTTFQDGGLPILEGTCSLHRQASFYASNFPEGTTVAEDGDVFAFYLPGETEEDHPVLGGGEFNLAFSDAPEVQAFQTYLSSDLWANTKATISSEATGGGWISANTGLDVANLTNPIDQLAAGILQDPNTVFRFDGSDMMPAAVGSNAFWKQATNWITGQSTKETVDNIEAAWPAS